In Raphanus sativus cultivar WK10039 chromosome 5, ASM80110v3, whole genome shotgun sequence, the following proteins share a genomic window:
- the LOC108862383 gene encoding protein STRUBBELIG-RECEPTOR FAMILY 7 translates to MSENHVVLALFILCIVGLKPSFILGDTDASDSLALNNMFTSMNSPGQLSQWTATGGDPCGQKNWKGITCSGSRVTQIKLSGLGLSGSLGYQLDKLTSVTEFDLSNNNLGGDLPYQLPPNLERLNLANNQFTGSAQYSISLMTPLKYLNLAHNQLKQLAIDFTKLTSLSILDLSSNTIAGSLPNTMSSLTSAKSIYLQNNQFTGTIDVLATLPLENLNIANNRFTGWIPDSLRGINLQKDGNSFNTGPAPPPPPGTPPIRRSPTPKSGNRGSSPSSGGDSSSSSDSKSSGLGAGGIAGIVISLLVVTAVIAFFLVKRKRSKRTSSTDIERSDQNVNEPFTVASNDIHQENKSMQTPPVVETKKLDTSLSMNLRPPPSERHKSFDEEDSTPRKPIVAKKHAVLVPSNVNVYTVADLQIATNSFSVDNLLGEGTFGRVYRAQFDDGKVLAVKKIDSSALPTDTAEDFTEIVSKIAHLDHENVTKLDGYCSEHGQHLVIYEFHRNGSLHDVLHLSEDESKPLIWNPRVKIALGTARALEYLHEVCSPSIVHKNIKSANILLDSELNPHLSDSGLASFLPTANELLNQNDEGYSAPEVSMSGQYSLQSDVYSFGVVMLELLTGRKPFDSTRSRSEQSLVRWATPQLHDIDALSKMVDPALKGLYPVKSLSRFADVIALCVQPEPEFRPPMSEVVQALVVLVQRANMSKRTVGVGSGSSGANDYM, encoded by the exons ATGAGTGAGAATCATGTGGTATTGGCTCTGTTTATACTCTGCATTGTAGGGTTGAAGCCAAGTTTCATCCTTGGAGACACAGATGCATCTGATA GTTTGGCGTTAAACAACATGTTCACCTCCATGAATTCACCAGGACAGCTATCACAGTGGACAGCAACAGGAGGTGATCCTTGTGGACAAAAAAACTGGAAAGGCATCACGTGTTCTGGCTCACGAGTTACTcaaat AAAGTTATCAGGTCTTGGACTTTCTGGATCGCTAGGATACCAGCTCGATAAATTGACTTCTGTTACTGAGTT TGATTTAAGCAACAATAACCTTGGAGGGGATTTGCCTTATCAGCTTCCTCCAAATCTGGAGAGATT GAATCTCGCTAATAACCAGTTCACTGGATCTGCCCAGTATTCCATTTCTCTAATGACACCTCTCAAGTACCT CAATCTTGCTCACAACCAGCTTAAGCAACTAGCTATTGACTTCACAAAACTCACTTCTCTATCTATCTT GGACCTCTCTTCCAATACCATCGCAGGTTCTCTTCCCAACACAATGAGCTCTCTTACAAGTGCAAAGTCAAT TTATCTTCAGAACAATCAGTTCACAGGCACCATTGATGTTCTAGCCACACTTCCCCTAGAAAATTT GAACATTGCAAACAATCGTTTCACAGGCTGGATTCCTGATTCTTTGAGAGGCATTAACTTGCA AAAAGATGGTAACTCATTCAACACCGGGCCTGCACCTCCACCACCTCCCGGCACACCTCCTATCCGTAGATCACCTACTCCTAAATCCGGTAACAGAGGATCATCCCCATCCAGTGGTGGTGATTCCAGCAGTAGCAGTGACTCCAAGAGCTCAGGGCTTGGAGCTGGTGGAATAGCAGGAATAGTCATTTCGTTGTTGGTTGTAACAGCAGTCATAGCTTTCTTCTTGGTCAAGAGAAAAAGATCAAAGCGGACATCGTCCACTGACATTGAAAGGAGTGATCAAAACGTTAACGAGCCCTTCACAGTCGCCTCCAATGACATTCATCAAG AGAACAAGTCTATGCAGACACCACCAGTAGTTGAGACAAAGAAGCTGGATACTTCACTGTCAATGAATCTACGTCCTCCACCATCTGAGCGACACAAGTCGTTTGATGAAGAAGATTCAACACCAAGGAAGCCCATTGTTGCAAAGAAACACGCAGTCCTGGTCCCTTCAAACGTGAATGTGTACACGGTTGCAGATCTTCAAATAGCTACCAATAGTTTCAGCGTCGATAACCTTCTCGGTGAAGGCACTTTTGGAAGAGTGTACAGAGCTCAGTTTGATGATGGAAAG GTACTTGCTGTGAAGAAAATAGACTCTTCTGCTCTTCCCACTGACACAGCTGAAGATTTCACCGAGATTGTATCGAAAATCGCGCATTTGGATCATGAGAACGTGACGAAGCTTGATGGTTATTGTTCTGAACACGGACAACACTTGGTGATATATGAGTTTCATAGAAACGGGTCGTTGCATGACGTTTTACATCTTTCGGAAGATGAAAGCAAACCTTTGATATGGAATCCTCGTGTGAAGATCGCTCTTGGCACTGCACGCGCATTGGa GTACTTGCATGAAGTTTGTTCCCCGTCTATAGTCCATAAGAACATCAAATCAGCTAATATTTTACTTGACTCTGAGCTGAATCCTCATCTCTCAGACTCTGGTCTCGCTAGCTTCCTCCCTACTGCCAATGAG CTACTGAACCAAAACGACGAAGGATACAGCGCACCAGAAGTTTCAATGTCAGGCCAATACTCTTTGCAGAGTGATGTTTACAGTTTTGGAGTAGTGATGCTTGAGCTTTTGACCGGAAGAAAACCATTCGACAG CACAAGGTCAAGATCTGAGCAGTCATTGGTGAGATGGGCAACACCTCAGCTTCATGACATTGATGCATTGAGCAAAATGGTTGATCCAGCTCTCAAAGGGCTTTACCCTGTTAAATCTCTCTCCCGTTTTGCAGATGTTATCGCACTTTGCGTTCAG CCGGAGCCAGAGTTCAGACCACCGATGTCTGAAGTGGTGCAGGCGTTGGTTGTGTTGGTGCAGAGAGCTAACATGAGCAAGAGAACTGTTGGAGTCGGATCTGGTAGCTCCGGAGCAAATGATTACATGTAA